taatttcttttcttagaaGAATTGCAAttaactcaattaattaaaagaagaaaatatagaaaaaaataattagtcaATTGGCCAAAACATATATGGaaagttttttttatctaaGTTTGGTGCacatatcatataattaattaattaaaaaaatgacacGTACATTTTAATAGAATGATATGTATATTGAGTgttttatatattagtattaaatatttagtatatttttatcatttaaaattaataaatatatattaattatttattaatttaattataacatattccatgtcatttaaaattaattaagtgattATTGAATTGTGAAgcaaaaattttggaaaattgataaatgatgGTTAGTTTATAACCCTAATTGGTAATCAGCAGTTTAACACAAGTGAATAGTGTACTTTACCGCCCCCCAAACTTCAATTCGAATTTGCCCAATCTGTCTTCGaatccaataaaataatatttacgCAAACACATAAGCTCTGTTCAAAGAAAACTAGAATTAAACGATCATGGAAGGAGAAGGAAGCTCAGAGATAGAGACAAACACAGACTCTCTTGACAATTCAATAATCTTCCACGTCATCAAGAACACTGTAGGCTTCATCCTCTACATGCACCAGCAGATCCCTTCGTAATAACTTCCCTCTCTctgttttttagtttttaggttttcttgtGCCTATTCCGAAAATGCTTTCTAACCTCGCGCTCCTTATGCGGCAGCGTTTTGCAGGATATAACTCTGGAATACGATAGTTTAAAAGAGGAGTATGAAGAGATGATGGCTGTTGCACAAGCTGAAGCCAAGGCGTCtactaaaagaaaacatattagTAGAATGAGAGAGGTTAGAATTGGGATTAAGAGATTTGACAAGTTGATTAGTACAATTACTGGGCTTGAAACTGCATTACAGCTGATAATTAGTGGAATTCCTGGCTTAGAGAGTTTCATTTTGATTCTTGGAGCTAGTCCATTACGGCCACAGCAAGTATATGAACTGAGCTTTTCACATGGAAATTCTCTTCCTGGTGCTCATACTGATTTTGCTAAAACTAAAGCAGCGGAAGGACTTTCAAGAAAggttcttttgtttttgttttttccatttattattttgaagctatttattaagttgcattaTCAAATAGGAATTTTTTTGATCTTAGGTTTTcggaatttttttaataggtGATTCGAGCTCTGATTACGAAGGGTGCTGGCTCTGGTTCCTATCCAggtatttggaaaaaaaaaaaattatttttagatatgcaggaattattttttttattttggtgaaattttaaaagtgaTGTCTCTGTTTCTTTATGTAGGTCCTACTAAGTTGTTTTTGTTGGTGAAAGCTCCATcttctttccattttcctttgcaATTTCTACCAAAACGTGACTTCAGATATAGTAAAAAGGTAggtaaatacttttaattgcATTCAAAGATTTTATAGGTCGTTGTTAAACATTCAAAAGTTTAATTCTTGTTAGATCATTAGATCGAGTATATTAATGTTTACTGTCCTTTATTACTTGTCAGTTGGCAATTTTGCATTCTATATCAATTCTCTGAGTCCCGTTTATGAGTTGTGTTATGCATAGTATAGCTTTCTTCATCCAAATATCACATCTAAATTTCCAACTATGTCTTTCTCTAGAACTTCTCGAATTATAATGAAATTGGAGCCTGCCACTCTCATTCTTATCATTGCAGGCACTACcaagcatattattttactttcttagGTTGGAAGCTCAATACATTGTATATTAGTAAACATGCTTCTGTAATATGTTAATGATAGATAATCAGTGATTAAGGTGCTCTCCTACATGATGCAGATTGTGCCAGTCAAATTGCGAGTCAAGTGCAAAAGCCAAAATCTGCAAATGGATGCTCCTGATTATGCTTGTCAAAAGTGCAGTTCCATCAGCTCAGGGGACTCTGCTTCGCATGAGTTAATTTGGTATGTGAGGCTCAATATTTCAAATGGTTGCAGCTCATGTGCACCTACCCTATTTACTTTTGACTTGTAAGGTTTAAAACCAAAATGATAGAATGGGTAAACCAAATCGGATAGCTTAGTGACCAGAGATAATAAGCTGAAATGGGAGTATATTCCATGATAAATATCTGCACAATTTTATCATGTTAATTAAAAGGGTGTCTCTGTCGCAAAAAACTCCTTTGCATGGATTGTTTGTTGTATGCAGCCTTTCCCTATTCCTGTCATATTACTTGCactttaaagaattttatcaGGATAATATGTAGTCACTTTTACTCTTAGAATTGGATAGCTATCAGAGTTACTGTTTGCAACATGTTCAGATTCCGTAAAGCATAGATGCACAGCTATTTTGCTTCACTATTCAGGGAAGACCCTAGTAGCATTTGAGTCATGTGTACAGGTTTTTGCTACATAAtcttaaagaattaaatgaCAGGAGCAGTCCCTCAATATGCTATTTGTGCCCCTTATTTTTCAACTAAAGAATGCATATAATTGAAGTAACCATCTCGATTTGGCATATGACATATgattgaattaattatctaCATTTGGCATATGACTGAATAAACTATCCGCATTTTGCCCCACACTGATATTGCAGATGCCAGGCTTCATCTCTGTGGCCATGTGTCTGGCTTTATTTCCACACATCTTGCTAACATGGTGAATTAGTAGAActcttgcttttcttttttcaaaattgaatTAGTAGAATTTGGTAGCATTTTCTCTTAATGTGAAAGCATATGAAGCATCCTCAAAATCTTCATAAACATTATAGCTATGTGCTGTGATTTAGTTGAAATGTTGATAGAATTTTGTTGATGGAGGGAGGGTGAGGATGGTCAGAATAAAAGTACATTTGTTGGCCATAACATTGTATCATAAAGTGATATATCTGAGGTTCTCTTACAGGTTTCAATGTCGACATGTTATTAAAGGCCTGGCGTTCAAGACTCCAACAGAAGAGTGAAAGAAAGTAAAGTTCATCATCTATGTATAGAGCCCATTTGCTGTCAACTCCGCTGTAGCTTCATTTAAAGGTCTCTTGCAGTTTTCAAAGGTTGAAAACAagttaatcaatttaatttgcTCATGTACACTAGGGCATCCTTTGCCAGGCATTAGATATCATGGTCGCTGGTCAGTAGTTCTCAAACGATTTTCTCTAACCATTAAAATTGAATGTACCACTTAAACTTTACTGTTTTAAGTTCTTTATTGTTTGATGTTACTAGTATAGGAGTAACATATTTATTCCCTGTTGGTCTATTTCTAACTCTAAAGGTGCTCTCCTCTAATGTATGACAAGCAATCATGAGGGAATTAATAAGCAATCGTAAATGTGAAATTGCTTTTGTATTGCTTTATAGCTCAATGTCTTGTCTCACAAATATTTTATGCAGgtgatttaatattattgatgcaAATGAATATGTAGGCATACAAATAAATTGAACGATAGGAGATCTTGCGCTgtcattatttaaaattacataCACAACTAAAATGGTGCTTAACAGCACAGCTTGATAccagctttttcttttatggaatttgtttttttctttggtaTA
The Ricinus communis isolate WT05 ecotype wild-type chromosome 1, ASM1957865v1, whole genome shotgun sequence DNA segment above includes these coding regions:
- the LOC8272054 gene encoding uncharacterized protein LOC8272054 isoform X2; its protein translation is MEGEGSSEIETNTDSLDNSIIFHVIKNTVGFILYMHQQIPSVLQDITLEYDSLKEEYEEMMAVAQAEAKASTKRKHISRMREVRIGIKRFDKLISTITGLETALQLIISGIPGLESFILILGASPLRPQQVYELSFSHGNSLPGAHTDFAKTKAAEGLSRKVIRALITKGAGSGSYPGPTKLFLLVKAPSSFHFPLQFLPKRDFRYSKKIVPVKLRVKCKSQNLQMDAPDYACQKCSSISSGDSASHELI
- the LOC8272054 gene encoding uncharacterized protein LOC8272054 isoform X1, which produces MEGEGSSEIETNTDSLDNSIIFHVIKNTVGFILYMHQQIPSVLQDITLEYDSLKEEYEEMMAVAQAEAKASTKRKHISRMREVRIGIKRFDKLISTITGLETALQLIISGIPGLESFILILGASPLRPQQVYELSFSHGNSLPGAHTDFAKTKAAEGLSRKVIRALITKGAGSGSYPGPTKLFLLVKAPSSFHFPLQFLPKRDFRYSKKIVPVKLRVKCKSQNLQMDAPDYACQKCSSISSGDSASHELIWFQCRHVIKGLAFKTPTEE